The Myxococcota bacterium genome segment GGCAGAACGCGCGCGTGCCGTCGGGCGGGTAGCGGTAGTGCTGCACCAGGTCCTCGCCGGCCACGAAGCGGAAGTCACTCGGCCGCACGACCGCCACGGTGCCGAAAGCCGAGCCGGTCTCCTTCCGGCAGGTCGAGCAGTGACAGTGCCGGAGAAGAGAGACGCGCTCCGCCTCGATGCGGATGCCGCCACAGAGACAGCTGCCGCGAACCATGTCGGTGCCCTCCGCGGCCATGATAGCTAGCTCGTGGTGGCTTGCGGCCGACTTTGCAGCGGCGCGGGCGGCTCGAGCTCGGCCAGCGCGGCCACCCGGCGCGCCAGGTCGTCGGCCCGCACCCG includes the following:
- a CDS encoding GFA family protein, giving the protein MVRGSCLCGGIRIEAERVSLLRHCHCSTCRKETGSAFGTVAVVRPSDFRFVAGEDLVQHYRYPPDGTRAFCRVCGSKAPLALFAGTLVIVPAGMLDDDPGVRPALHQFVGSKAPWWEIADSLPKFGRWVPGYEPKWAAAQG